One stretch of Microplitis mediator isolate UGA2020A chromosome 9, iyMicMedi2.1, whole genome shotgun sequence DNA includes these proteins:
- the LOC130674158 gene encoding uncharacterized protein LOC130674158, with protein MLHGPCGDWCLVDGSYSKKFPKSFRNETTMDENGYPFYRRRDEGRTFSRNDDIFDNRHVVPYNPKLLETFNCHINAEVVSSIRAVKYLYKYVYKGHDKAGITINGNIPNARTEPLINQNQTSHDSSVYVINHDEVRDFVDARYVGPVEGVWRILSKLLQNKSHSITRLPVHLPNQQSITINDDCNVNDIQEALQKQTMLIDYFSLNQRDPSARQYIYSDIPYHYVFKKNNDTNVSCWQPRKRHFNVIGRMYSVSPSQIELFHLRLLLINIKGATSFEELRTVNGVVYDTYMLACLAAGLIEDDQEWRRTLNEAVVWMMPRQLRCLFVRILIHCHPLHPEELWEEFKEAMSEDFCRLLSAEDGQNKAYVYINTMLHREGYSLSAYPSMRQINEIEDLIDAESLQIPTLDESQSYYCKLNVNQKEVVDFVLNLVNNKRSDDPHCVYIDGPGGSGKTFIYTTLCHIMRNMNKNVCTMAYTGIAATLLLNGKTVHKTFGLPVPMFSDSSSHIVPNSSQGKYLKDVDVFVWDEAPMSPRYALEIIDRTLRHIMSNDIPFGGKLMILRGDFRQILPVQLHTTRTETVNLSIKVSSLWAHFHKFSLTQNMRALPEEKEFVEFLLNVGDGSLNDLNDDLNFPDACFVSKNNDIVENVYGNIIRGKRYDELTKTVILSARNVDVDVINKQVVELLNISTEKIYAAVDSTENCDNGNFDEAILPEYLNTLNPPNFPPYEIHLRQYTIVMLIRNLNLSEGLCNGTRLMILDLGLNVIRCKILTGDKTGDTVFINRITLYCENVYSFSFKRRQFPIKVAFCMTINKAQGQTSEKIGVDLTKDVFNHGQLYIAFSRVRTWAALQVYLNKTKLNKSVKNFVFKEIFS; from the coding sequence ATGCTTCATGGTCCTTGTGGAGATTGGTGTTTAGTTGACGGGTCgtactcaaaaaaattcccgaaaagTTTTCGTAATGAAACAACAATGGATGAAAATGGATATCCTTTTTACCGTCGACGAGACGAAGGAAGAACGTTCTCACGAAACGATGACATTTTCGATAATCGCCATGTGGTCCCATACAATCCGAAGTTATTAGAAACTTTTAATTGTCACATCAACGCAGAAGTTGTTTCTTCTATAAGggcagttaaatatttatataaatacgtaTATAAAGGCCATGACAAGGCAGGAATAACAATAAATGGAAATATACCGAATGCTAGAACTGAACcgttaattaatcaaaaccAAACATCTCATGATTCGAGTGTTTATGTAATTAATCATGATGAAGTACGAGACTTTGTCGATGCTCGCTATGTTGGCCCTGTTGAAGGCGTTTGGCGAATTTTGTCTAAgcttttacaaaataaaagtcaCTCCATTACACGCTTACCTGTCCATTTACCAAATCAACAAAGTATAACAATCAATGATGATTGCAACGTCAACGATATCCAAGAGGCTCTACAGAAGCAAACAATGTTGATAGATTACTTTTCGTTAAATCAACGTGATCCATCCGCCCGGCAGTACATTTACAGTGATATTCCATATCATTacgtgtttaaaaaaaataatgatacgAATGTTTCATGTTGGCAACCGCGTAAACGACACTTCAACGTTATTGGTCGTATGTATTCTGTTAGTCCCTctcaaattgaattatttcatCTTAGATTGTTATTGATTAACATCAAAGGTGCAACAAGTTTTGAAGAGCTTAGAACGGTAAATGGGGTCGTCTACGATACTTATATGTTGGCATGTTTAGCGGCCGGGCTTATTGAAGACGATCAAGAATGGAGACGAACATTAAATGAAGCGGTAGTATGGATGATGCCACGACAATTACGTTGTTTATTCGTTCGCATACTAATTCATTGCCACCCCCTTCATCCAGAAGAACTTTGGGAAGAGTTTAAAGAAGCTATGTCTGAAGATTTTTGTAGACTTTTAAGTGCAGAAGACGGACAAAATAAAGCTTACGTGTATATTAATACTATGCTTCACCGAGAAGGTTATAGTCTTTCAGCATATCCCAGTATGCGACAAATAAATGAAATCGAGGATTTAATAGACGCAGAGTCATTACAAATTCCTACATTAGACGAATCCCAATcatattattgtaaattaaatgttaatcaAAAAGAAGTAGTAGATTTCGTTCTAAatttagttaataataaaagaagtGATGACCCTCATTGTGTTTATATAGATGGACCTGGTGGTTCTGGTAAAACATTCATCTACACTACATTATGTCATATAATGAggaatatgaataaaaatgtatgtacaATGGCTTATACAGGTATCGCAGCTACTCTTTTGCTCAATGGAAAGACAGTTCATAAAACTTTTGGCTTACCCGTTCCTATGTTTTCTGATTCGTCTTCACACATTGTACCTAATTCATCACaaggtaaatatttaaaagatgtAGATGTTTTTGTTTGGGATGAAGCCCCGATGTCACCCAGATACGCTTTAGAAATAATCGATCGTACTTTACGTCACATTATGAGCAACGATATTCCCTTCGGTGGAAAACTAATGATTTTAAGGGGTGACTTCCGACAAATACTTCCAGTTCAACTTCATACTACTCGTACCGAAACAGTTAATTTATCCATAAAAGTCAGTTCATTGTGGGCtcattttcacaaattttctttaaccCAAAATATGCGCGCATTGCCAGAAGAAAAAGAATTCGTTGAATTTTTACTGAACGTTGGTGATGGAAGTCTTAATGACTTAAATGATGATCTAAATTTTCCTGACGCGTGTTTTGTATCCAAAAATAATGACATTGTTGAAAATGTGTACGGAAATATTATCAGAGGAAAACGTTACGATGAATTAACAAAAACCGTCATTTTGTCGGCTCGGAATGTAGATGTAGATGTGATAAATAAACAAGTTGTtgaacttttaaatatatccACAGAGAAAATTTATGCAGCCGTTGACAGTACCGAAAATTGTGATAATGGAAATTTCGACGAGGCTATTTTACCGGAATATTTAAACACTCTAAATCCCCCTAATTTTCCTCCGTATGAAATACACTTAAGACAGTACACAATAGTAATGCTGATTAGAAATCTTAACTTAAGTGAAGGTTTATGTAATGGCACAAGGTTAATGATTTTAGATTTAGGTCTCAATGTTATACGATGCAAAATTTTGACGGGTGACAAAACTGGTGACACTGTTTTCATTAATAGAATAACATTATATTGCGAGAACGtttattcattttcttttaaaagaaGACAATTCCCAATCAAAGTAGCATTTTGCATGACCATAAATAAAGCCCAAGGTCAAACTTCTGAAAAAATTGGGGTTGATCTTACCAAAGACGTGTTTAATCATGGGCAATTGTACATAGCTTTCTCAAGAGTTCGAACTTGGGCAGCACTGCAAGTGtatttaaacaaaacaaaacttAATAAATCGGTTAAAAACTTCGTTTTCAAGGAAATATTCTCATAA